Proteins encoded together in one Hevea brasiliensis isolate MT/VB/25A 57/8 chromosome 16, ASM3005281v1, whole genome shotgun sequence window:
- the LOC110651788 gene encoding putative receptor protein kinase ZmPK1, producing MAIPFLVLALPLILSSPFLSSASDTLSKGSSLSVENANDVLISPSGTFTAGFFPVGKNAYCFAIWFNEPFCNNNCTVVWMANRDHPVNGKRSELSLLKSGNLILTDADPVTVWATDTVSETSVHLHLQDSGNLALQNLEGEVLWQSFDFPADTLLPLQLLAKDKQLVSSRSQSNYSSGFFKLYFDNDNVLRLLYDGPDTSSIYWPDPELLSWEAGRSTYNNSRTASFDSLGNFSSSDNFSFMSADYGMTIQRRLTIDFDGNLRLYSREDRKDKWTVSWQAMSEPCKIHGSCGPNSICNYVPSSGRKCSCLQGFKMKDVTDWSLGCEPEFNLSCSTSETTYLRLTHVEFYGYDFAFFPNYTLDMCENLCSQRCDCKGFQFKFIKHDYPSNVPYCFAKTLLLNGRLSPNFEGDLYLKVPKTSPFFHQPVEELRLICSGEVAKQLGRVYAKHHENGSLKLVLWFALIIGAIEYFCIFLVWCCLIRTHQDMGAVKPGYLQIATGFRKFTYAELKKATRGFREEIGRGAGGIVYKGILCDHRVAAIKRLINEANQGEEEFQAEVNVIGKLNHMNLIEMWGYCAEGKQRLLVYKYMEHGSLAENLSSNALDWEKRFSIALGTAKALAYLHEECLEWVLHCDVKPQNILLDYDYQPKVSDFGLSHPLKRDSHEISRLSRIRGTRGYIAPEWVLNLPITSKIDVYSYGMVLLEIVTGKSPIADIEDRRLVSWMQEKIKEANDIDLMMEKIVDPKLAGKYDKTQMKILVRVALTCVHEDKDARPTMRKVVEMLLQSTIQQ from the coding sequence ATGGCAATTCCATTTTTAGTGCTTGCTCTGCCTTTAATTCTATCCTCTCCATTCCTGTCTTCAGCTTCTGATACTCTAAGCAAAGGCTCATCTTTATCAGTGGAGAACGCAAATGATGTTTTGATCTCACCAAGTGGCACTTTCACTGCCGGATTCTTCCCCGTTGGCAAAAACGCTTACTGCTTTGCCATATGGTTCAATGAACCCTTCTGCAACAATAATTGCACCGTAGTTTGGATGGCAAACCGTGACCATCCAGTTAATGGGAAACGTTCAGAGCTCTCTTTGCTAAAATCTGGTAATCTTATATTAACTGATGCTGATCCAGTCACAGTTTGGGCTACGGACACTGTTTCAGAAACTTCAGTGCATTTACATCTTCAGGACAGTGGCAATCTTGCACTGCAGAACTTAGAAGGTGAGGTTCTTTGGCAAAGCTTCGATTTTCCCGCGGATACTCTGCTTCCTCTGCAGCTACTTGCCAAAGATAAGCAGCTTGTGTCCTCAAGAAGTCAAAGCAACTATAGTTCAGGATTCTTTAAGCTTTACTTCGATAACGATAATGTTCTCCGTCTCCTTTATGATGGCCCTGATACTTCAAGCATTTATTGGCCGGATCCTGAGCTTTTGAGCTGGGAAGCTGGTAGATCTACTTACAACAACAGTAGAACTGCAAGTTTCGATTCTTTGGGGAATTTCAGTTCATCTGATAATTTCAGTTTTATGTCAGCAGATTATGGGATGACAATCCAGAGAAGGCTGACCATTGATTTCGATGGTAATCTTCGATTGTACAGTCGAGAAGATAGGAAAGACAAATGGACGGTTTCATGGCAAGCCATGTCTGAACCGTGCAAGATTCACGGAAGTTGTGGACCTAACAGTATCTGCAACTATGTTCCTAGCTCTGGCAGGAAATGTTCCTGCCTTCAAGGATTCAAGATGAAAGATGTAACTGACTGGTCTTTGGGTTGTGAACCAGAATTCAATCTTTCTTGTTCAACAAGTGAGACAACTTATCTTCGACTAACTCATGTTGAGTTTTACGGGTATGACTTTGCCTTCTTTCCAAATTACACATTAGATATGTGTGAAAATCTATGCTCTCAAAGATGTGATTGCAAAGGGTTCCAATTCAAATTCATCAAGCACGATTATCCTAGTAACGTTCCTTATTGTTTCGCAAAGACACTGTTACTAAACGGGCGTCTTTCACCGAATTTTGAAGGAGATCTTTACTTAAAAGTGCCGAAAACAAGTCCCTTCTTCCATCAGCCTGTAGAAGAATTAAGACTAATTTGCTCTGGAGAAGTTGCAAAGCAGCTTGGCAGAGTATATGCAAAACACCATGAAAATGGATCCCTAAAGCTTGTCCTTTGGTTTGCTTTGATCATTGGAGCAATTGAGTACTTTTGTATTTTCTTGGTATGGTGTTGCTTGATCAGAACGCACCAGGACATGGGTGCAGTTAAGCCAGGTTACCTTCAAATTGCAACAGGCTTTAGAAAATTCACCTATGCCGAGCTGAAAAAGGCAACTAGGGGTTTCAGGGAAGAAATTGGAAGAGGAGCTGGAGGAATTGTCTACAAAGGTATACTTTGTGATCATAGAGTTGCAGCAATAAAGAGATTGATCAACGAAGCTAACCAAGGAGAAGAAGAATTCCAGGCGGAAGTTAATGTCATTGGGAAGCTTAATCACATGAACTTAATAGAAATGTGGGGATATTGTGCAGAGGGAAAGCAGAGGCTTCTGGTTTACAAGTACATGGAGCATGGATCATTGGCAGAAAATCTCTCTTCTAATGCCCTTGATTGGGAAAAGAGGTTTAGCATTGCCTTGGGTACAGCCAAAGCTCTTGCTTATTTACATGAAGAGTGCTTAGAGTGGGTTCTACACTGTGATGTGAAGCCTCAAAACATACTCCTAGACTATGATTACCAGCCAAAGGTGTCAGATTTTGGCCTATCTCATCCACTGAAAAGAGATAGCCATGAAATTTCAAGGCTTTCAAGGATAAGAGGGACTAGAGGTTACATCGCTCCAGAGTGGGTTTTGAATCTGCCAATCACATCCAAAATAGATGTTTATAGCTATGGAATGGTCTTATTGGAGATAGTAACTGGAAAGAGCCCAATAGCAGATATAGAGGACAGAAGGCTGGTTTCATGGATGCAAGAAAAGATTAAAGAAGCTAATGATATAGATTTGATGATGGAAAAGATTGTAGACCCTAAATTAGCAGGAAAATATGACAAGACCCAGATGAAAATTCTTGTTAGGGTGGCCCTAACATGTGTACATGAAGACAAAGATGCAAGACCCACCATGAGAAAAGTTGTTGAGATGCTTCTGCAATCTACCATTCAACAGTGA